The following proteins are co-located in the Pyricularia oryzae 70-15 chromosome 1, whole genome shotgun sequence genome:
- a CDS encoding CMGC protein kinase, translating to MTKAFLIKMLPTRLSRPARLVQNHSLICRYLSGRHAPRRSFLPLLSSACFTATMASSSNASDHDALTTSRNKHPLNPQKFPISGFEELDPSVNMEEEKLSYYDPTLFYPVQIGDVLYNRYQAIAKFGFGSTSTTWLCKDLVDHRHVVLKVYIRQHSIGHNLELECFRHIQGIEQKTDHPGRRWIRFPEDHFTIQGQDGAHEVFVLRPLGLSVRAMQSYIPSGVFPELNAVLVTKAVVAALEFLHLDANLIHCDVHSGNLLLTLSNESVLDQFEKNELVKPTPRKLAKDGRIIHVTQYLLDGDNPPVLCDFSGARICTNDDESQRGLPHMPEHYRPPEVILDMPWSYPVDMWCLGLTIWRMLSTKSLFGHYNGTDLDEARHLSLMVGLLGPPPLSFLKKSEKALKYWDSDGKWKGPIPLPPPTHTLEALCPKSLQGKAKVMFLDFMRKILHWDPEERLYPGSAWHHPWVHREVENDGLVSVE from the exons ATGACCAAAGCCTTCCTCATCAAGATGCTACCAACGAGGCTTTCTAGGCCGGCTCGGCTTGTACAAAACCATTCCCTGATCTGTCGCTACTTGTCTGGTCGCCACGCCCCTCGCAGAAGTTTTTTACCTCTGTTGTCGTCTGCATGCTTCACCGCGACGATGGCATCATCGAGTAACGCGTCGGACCATGACGCTTTGACTACATCCCGCAACAAGCACCCCCTCAATCCTCAGAAATTCCCAATCAGTGGCTTTGAAGAACTGGATCCATCCGTCAACATGGAAGAGGAGAAATTGTCCTATTACGATCCCACTTTATTCTATCCAGTCCAGATCGGCGATGTGCTTTACAACCGATATCAAGCCATCGCAAAGTTTGGCTTCGGATCAACTTCAACTACGTGGCTATGCAAAGACCTGGT CGATCACCGCCACGTCGTGCTGAAGGTGTATATCCGGCAACACAGTATCGGGCATAACCTGGAACTCGAATGCTTTCGGCACATTCAGGGAATCGAACAAAAGACAGACCACCCTGGTCGTCGATGGATAAGATTCCCAGAGGACCATTTCACTATCCAAGGACAAGATGGCGCCCACGAAGTGTTTGTCCTTCGGCCTCTCGGTCTCAGTGTGAGAGCAATGCAAAGCTACATTCCTAGCGGCGTTTTCCCCGAATTGAACGCTGTACTTGTAACCAAGGCCGTCGTAGCAGCTCTCGAGTTCCTGCACCTCGACGCAAATCTAATCCACTGTG ATGTTCATTCGGGTAACCTTCTTTTGACGCTTTCCAACGAATCTGTCCTCGATCAGTTTGAAAAAAATGAGCTTGTAAAACCAACGCCGAGGAAACTTGCAAAAGACGGCCGCATCATACATGTTACGCAATATTTATTGGATGGGGATAATCCCCCGGTCCTGTGTGATTTTAGCGGCGCCCGAATATGTACAAATGACGACGAGTCACAGCGCGGGCTTCCCCACATGCCGGAGCATTATCGCCCACCCGAGGTGATTCTTGATATGCCGTGGAGTTACCCAGTGGACATGTGGTGTCTTGGGCTCACG ATATGGCGGATGCTCAGTACCAAAAGCTTGTTCGGCCATTATAATGGCACAGATCTGGACGAAGCTCGCCATTTATCCTTAATGGTAGGCCTCCTTGGTCCGCCACCTTTGAGCTTTCTCAAAAAAAGCGAAAAGGCGCTCAAATACTGGGATTCGGACGGCAAATGGAAGGGTCCTATTCCCCTTCCCCCGCCCACCCACACTCTCGAGGCCCTTTGCCCCAAATCACTCCAAGGCAAGGCTAAGGTTATGTTCCTGGATTTCATGCGGAAGATTCTCCATTGGGACCCAGAGGAGCGTCTCTATCCTGGCTCTGCGTGGCATCACCCATGGGTACACAGGGAGGTGGAGAACGACGGCCTCGTATCGGTTGAATAG